Genomic window (Vibrio pomeroyi):
CAGTAACTTTAGTTTCAAGCATTAGCTTGAACTTGTTCTTAATACGCTTAGTGAAGACTTTAACGATGTCTTTATCCGCTGCAGGGATAACTTGGTCGAACATCTCAACTACGTCTACTTTAGAACCTAGAGAGTGGTAAACCGTACCCATTTCAAGACCGATGATACCACCGCCCATGATAAGCAGTTTCTCAGGAACTTCGTTCAGCTCAAGTGCATCCGTAGAATCCCAAATACGTGGGTCTTCATGTGGGATGAAAGGAAGCTTGATTGGGCGAGAACCCGCAGCGATGATTGCGTTGTCGAAGTTAACAGTTGTTGCTTCGCCTTCGCCTTCAACAAGAATGCTGTTAGGACCTGTGAACTTACCGAAACCGTTAACAACAGTTACGTTACGCATCTTAGCCATGCCGCCAAGACCGCCAGTTAGCTGGTCTACTACTTTTTCTTTCCAGATACGGATCTTGCTGATGTCCGTTTGTGGCTCGCCGAATACAACGCCGTGCTCTGCCATCGCTTTAGCTTCTTCGATTACTTTAGAAACGTGAAGAAGTGCTTTTGATGGAATACAACCAACGTTTAGACATACACCACCAAGAGTGCTGTAACGTTCAACTAGTACTGTTTCTAGACCTAAATCCGCACAACGGAATGCAGCTGAGTAACCAGCAGGACCTGAACCAAGTACAACAACTTGGGCTTTAATTTCTTTGCTCATTGTGACCTCTTGTAGTCATTATCCCTAACAGGCTGAGTGGATGTTCTTAAATTATTGGGCTTTCAAACAGGAAACATTTTACAGAGATGTTAACAGTGTGAAAGTAGCTTTAAGTTAGCCTGTGAGCTAGACAACAATTCCCTTCCGCTTTATGAGAAATGCGGGAAACTGTTCTCTAAAAATAGTCTTTATATAAAGAATTAAGGTGACCCGAAAGCCACCTTAATAATTACTTTCTCAATTACAGTACTAGACGACGAATGTCAGATAGTGCGCTGTTTAGGAAAGTAATGAAGCGTGCACCTTCAGCACCATCGATCACACGGTGATCGTATGATAGAGACAGTGGAAGCTGTAGACGTGGTTGGAACTCTTTACCATTCCAAACTGGCTTAATTTCGGACTTAGATACACCTAGGATACCTACTTCTGGCGCATTTACGATTGGAGTAAATGCAGTACCGCCAATACCACCAAGGCTTGAGATTGTGAAACAACCGCCTTGCATGTCTGCCGCTGTTAGCTTACCAGAACGTGCTTTCTTAGAAACAGCCATTAGCTCTTCAGATAGCTCGTAAATGCCTTTCTTGTTCACGTCTTTGAATACAGGAACAACTAGACCGTTTGGTGTATCAACAGCGATACCCACGTTTACGTACTTCTTAAGAATGATGCTTTCGCCATCTTCAGAAAGAGAAGAGTTAAACGCTGGGAATGCTTCTAGCGCTTTAGCAACAGCTTTCATGATGAACACAAGTGGAGTGATCTTCATGCCAGTGTCTTTCTTCGCTTCGATTGCGTTCTGTTCTTTACGGAATGCTTCTAGCTCAGTGATGTCTGCGTTATCCCACTGTGTAACGTGAGGGATCATTACCCAGTTACGGTGTAGGTTTGCGCCAGAGATCTTCTTGATC
Coding sequences:
- the lpdA gene encoding dihydrolipoyl dehydrogenase is translated as MSKEIKAQVVVLGSGPAGYSAAFRCADLGLETVLVERYSTLGGVCLNVGCIPSKALLHVSKVIEEAKAMAEHGVVFGEPQTDISKIRIWKEKVVDQLTGGLGGMAKMRNVTVVNGFGKFTGPNSILVEGEGEATTVNFDNAIIAAGSRPIKLPFIPHEDPRIWDSTDALELNEVPEKLLIMGGGIIGLEMGTVYHSLGSKVDVVEMFDQVIPAADKDIVKVFTKRIKNKFKLMLETKVTAVEAKEDGIYVSMEGKKAPAEAERYDAVLVAIGRVPNGALIDAEKAGIEVDERGFINVDKQMRTNVPHIHAIGDVVGQPMLAHKGVHEGHVAAEVISGKKHYFDPKVIPSIAYTEPEVAWVGKTEKEAKAEGLNYEVATFPWAASGRAIASDCADGMTKMIFDKDTHRVIGGAVVGTNGGELLGEIGLAIEMGCDAEDIALTIHAHPTLHESVGLAAEVFEGSITDLPNKKAVKKKK